In the genome of Nicoliella spurrieriana, the window CTTCCCGTTGGCATCTTGTACCGACGCACCGTTGAAAGTGATTACGTACTCATCCGCCCCCGTAATCGATAGCTCATCGATGTACTTCTCAGCACCGGAAATTGGCCGGCCGGTACATAGTACCACCTTGACGCCCTTAGCACGAGCCGCCGCAATCGCTTGCTTAGTCGGTTCGCGGAGGACTTTGTTATCGTCAACTAGGGTGCCGTCAATGTCAATTGCAATTAATTTAATATCCATGGTTAGTACTCCTCAATTTTAAATAATATCTAATGATTGATGCCTGGTTGGCTTAGGAAACGCTTGGTCCAACAACTGTAAGTCGTCAGTAGTCAATTCAATGTCGCCAGCGGCAATGTTTTCTTGCATGTGCTGTTCACTGCTGGTTTGTGGAATCGCCAGGGTTTGACCATCCCGAATTGCCCACGCCAACATAATTTGAAACGGGGTAACGGCATGCCGTTTGGCTACTTCGACCAACGCCCGTTGTTTAGTCAAGTTTGCTCCCCGTCCATCAGCTTCATCAACCGGTGCGTATGCGATTAGCGGAACGTTGTGTTCACGTTGCCAAGGTAGCAAATCAAAATCAATCCCCCGTGAGCCAATGTTATATAAATCCTCATTAGCCATCACGTGCTGACCCCCGGGAACCGACCACAGGTCCTGCATATCACTGAGATCAAAATTAGAGACGCCCCAGTGCTTGACCTTCCCACTTTGCTGCATTGCCTCCATATTAGCAACGACTTCGGCCAGTGGTGTACTGCCGGGCCAATGATATAGATAAAGGTCCAAGTAATCAGTACCCAAGCGCTTTAGACTCGCATCCAATGCCCGTTGCATCTGCTTACGTTCGGCATGGAACGGGTAAAATTTCGAAATCACAAATAACTGACTACGATCGAAATCCTTAATTACGTCACCCACTAAGCGTTCCGAATCACCATCACCATACTGTTCGGCAGTATCGATCACGGTTGCACCATGTTCAATTCCATATTGGAGGGTCGCCTTTTGCTGAGCGTAAGCTGCCCGGTCACTCCCCATGTGCCAGGTCCCCATCCCAATCGCTGGAATTTTGGCGTCCTTAAAATTAATCATTTTCATTCCAATCCCTCCCGTTCTAACAAAAAAGGGCCACAACCGTAGCCCCCCTCATTTCATGATTAGTTCTTACTCACCCTTGTCGAATTTGAGGGTCCCGTAAAGAGCCTCTCCAGACTGGCTTAACATCAGATTATTATTATCAACCTTTTGGGCAAAGTCAGGAACCACGTATCCGTATTCCTCAACGTTCACCGCGAAATTGAAAATCCCATTCGGGTGGTTGCAATCCAAATTGACTAATTCTTGGACATAGTCATCTCGACTAATGTCATCTTCATACTCGGCGTGAATACTCTTAGCTAGATTAATGAATTCTTCATTCGCAATGGTGATTGCAATATGACTATCTAGATTTGGTTTTTGTTGATTATAGAGTTTATCCATGAAATCAACTTCAATTTTTTCAATTACTTTTGATTTGTACATTTATTATCATTCCTTTGTACATTAATTATACCAAGGAATGAATGTAAACCACTAGAATATGCTCATCCTTTACCCTTTAATAAGAATATCATTATAAACTTAATGTGCTGAAATGGTTCAGATGATTATTAAGTTCTGCAAATAAAAAGAACCCTGATTACCATTAACTTTAGTAATCGGGGTTCTAAAATGCAATTAATTATTTTTGACGTTTGTATAATCCAAATAGTAATCCGGAAAGAGCGACAGCGACTAGACCGACTAAGGATGCACCCTTAGCAACATTGTTATCATTAGTTTGTGGTAACTTGGCTTTTTGATCCTTAGAATCAGCCCTTGGAGTCTGCTTAGTTACATGGTGAGTAGCTGGTGTCTGCTTTTCATCACTGGTGGCAGTACTGGTGCCAGTCTTAGAAGCAGTTTTACCACTCGAATTACCATTATCAGTATCGTTGGTATCAGTGTCATCAGTGCCCTTGTCACTAGTATCTGTACTGCTATCATTACCGTTATCGTCGGTATCATCATCTGAAGCTGCTGATGAATCGCTACTACTATCAGCACTAGCAGAGCTAGCAACTGTGGATGCACTAGCGCTGCTTTCAGAAGTGCTTGCAGCAGATGAACTTGCAGCAGATGAGCTTGATGCGCTACTTGCTGAAGATGAAGTGGCAGAAGATGCCGAAGCACTAGTTGCTGAAGATGAACTAGCCGATGATACACTAGTTGACGTAGCTGTACCTAGAAGTGCATAGGGATTAAAATCATTAAACCCATTGTCGTAAGGAGCTGGGGTGACAGAGACAGGAGTGGAAGAAGCACTACTTAATGGGTTTGATAGGCTTGCTGGTGGAACAGAAGCAGCAGAGACTGACCTGTAATAAAGGGTAATGCTAGTTACCCCACTGGGATCAGATGAAGCTGAAGAGCCGTTTGGCAGGGATCCAGATAATACTTCTGATTGATCTCCATATGAAGATACAGCGTTACCATTACCATTGTATGCAACTGCACTGTAGTATTCAGAATTACTATCCGAAGTGGGACTTAATAAGAATGTTTCTCCAGGAAAGAAATTCCCTGTTAAGTTGCCGCCAGAAGAGAAAGATGTTCCATCAGATGTTGCATAGTTAACCTTCACTGGGCCACTAAATTTGGTATTACTGTATGGTGCTACTGATGCTGTCGCACTAGCAGCGCTACTTTTAAATGCTCCACTTAGAAATGCATATGATACTCCTAACACATCCCCACTCTTAAAGTGGTATGAGGTAAAGGCTGATGGTAAACTAAATAGCAATGCTGATTCTGACCCATTAGCAGTAGATGAAAAGTTGCTAGCAAAGAATACATAACTACTTAAATCACTACTAGCAACGCTAAACGAAGTTGTTTGGCTGTTAACTGAATAATCATTATAGTAATAAACCAAACTTGTTAAATAACTATCAGGTGCAGATGCAAATGAAGCTGTAAATGGCGAACTCCCATTATCATTTGCGTAGGTTACAGCAACATCATAACTAAAACTTGTACTTGATTTTCCATCAGCAGCACTTGAAACATAAGTAGATGATGGCGCACTAGCCACCGCATGGTAGGCATAACTAGTAGTTGTTCCATTTGCTGATCCTGCTGATCCAGTTTCACCAAAAGATACTGTTGCATCATAAGTACTTAAACTAGTGCTTGAGGAGCTTGTAGTAGATGAAACAGTAGTGTTGCCAGTAATTTTATCTCCGGAAGCATTAGTCGTTGTAGTGCTAGTAGTAGTAGTAGTTGTTGTTGTTACAACACTATTAGCACTAGAAGTTACACTAACGCTTGCTGTCACACTACTTGCTACTGCAGGAACAGAGCTGGTAACTGAAGCGCTAGTAGATGCCGGTAGTTTTCCAGCGGAATCAGGAGCAACCGCTGTTAGTGAAGAGTTTACTTGGTCGGTGGAATCCGCCCGCGCAACCGCGCCAAAACTAACACCGTGGTTATCCAACACCTGTGGTGCTGCACCGGCGGCTAGAAATGCTAACGCAGTCGTTCCCAAGATAATCCATTGTTTCTTTACCTTATGTAATACTTTTTTCTCTTGTGTCTTTTTATACTTATTCTTGTTGACTAACATACCAATCACGCTCCTTTTTTAAATTGTCTAAATTATAATCACATCAATTCAAAAAGTAAAGGTTTTGATTGTAAAAAATATGTATTTTATATGTAAATGTTATATATAAATATCATTCAAAATTAAAATAAATCCCATTTAATCAGGCTATAATAAAACAGTCCTTATCAATATAAGGACTGTTAATCTAAATAATAAAATCCACCGATTTCACAATCGATGGATTCACTAATTATTCTAAGTTAGCATGGTTCGCTTGCATTTTCGATTCAGTAATTTGGTATTGGCGCATGTAATCCAAGGTCACTGCATCCCCGAATAGCCACACGGACTGTTCGAACAACGAGCCCATCGGCTGAACCGTATTGGTCTTAGTCGTGAACTTTCCCTTTCCAGGTAAGATGGTCGTATCAGTCACTAACCGTTCTAAATCACTATCATTAGTAGCGGTAAGTAACCAGCTCTTGCCACCTAGTTGCTTCGCCTTTTGCACTAGTGCCACGATGGACTGCGTACTTGCGGAACCAGATGCAACGATCAAAAGGTCATCAGCGGTAAAGGCAGGGGCGGTCGCCTCACCTACGACGGTCACCGGCTTCCCAAGTTGGCCGATGCGCATTGCAAACGCTTGAATGGCTAACCCGGAACGCCCCATGCCCGCAACAAAAATGTGGTTAGCATCGTGAATCATTGATAATGCAGTGGGGCTTACGGACACATCAGTTGTCCCTAATTCGCCTACAATCGTTTTCCATGAACTAGTGGCCAATTTTACGCACCCTTTTCGATCATTGCCTTAATTTCACTCGCAGCCTTAGCAGGATCGTCAACCGTGGCGATGCCCCCACCAACGATCAATAAATCTGGCTTTTCAGCAATGATTTGTTCAGCAGTATCGATTTTAATCCCACCAGCAACCGCGGTCTTGGTGTTCTTAACGTTGGCCTTGATTGTCCGGAAGGTTTCAAATGGTGTTTGGCCCAGTGCCTGTAAGTCGTACCCAGTGTGGGTTGCAATGTAGTCAGCTCCCATGGCATCGATTTCACGGGCACGGGTCGCAACGTCTTCAATTCCGATCATGTCAACGAGCAGTTCCTTACCATCCTTGTGGGCTTCTTCGACTGCATCCTTGATTGATTGATCTTCAGCTGCCGCTAAGATGGTGGTAATGTCTGCGCCGTACTTAGAAGCTTGGCCGACTTCGTATGAAGCAACGTCCATGATCTTGATGTCGGCTAGTAATGTGATATCTGGAAAGGCTTCCCGAATTTTTTTGAATCCTTCCAACCCAAAGTTGATTACTAGTGGTGTCCCGTATTCGAATACATCGAC includes:
- a CDS encoding aldo/keto reductase, with protein sequence MKMINFKDAKIPAIGMGTWHMGSDRAAYAQQKATLQYGIEHGATVIDTAEQYGDGDSERLVGDVIKDFDRSQLFVISKFYPFHAERKQMQRALDASLKRLGTDYLDLYLYHWPGSTPLAEVVANMEAMQQSGKVKHWGVSNFDLSDMQDLWSVPGGQHVMANEDLYNIGSRGIDFDLLPWQREHNVPLIAYAPVDEADGRGANLTKQRALVEVAKRHAVTPFQIMLAWAIRDGQTLAIPQTSSEQHMQENIAAGDIELTTDDLQLLDQAFPKPTRHQSLDII
- the hxlB gene encoding 6-phospho-3-hexuloisomerase, producing MATSSWKTIVGELGTTDVSVSPTALSMIHDANHIFVAGMGRSGLAIQAFAMRIGQLGKPVTVVGEATAPAFTADDLLIVASGSASTQSIVALVQKAKQLGGKSWLLTATNDSDLERLVTDTTILPGKGKFTTKTNTVQPMGSLFEQSVWLFGDAVTLDYMRQYQITESKMQANHANLE
- the hxlA gene encoding 3-hexulose-6-phosphate synthase, coding for MKLQLAIDLEDVDGAIELIKKTKDSVDVFEYGTPLVINFGLEGFKKIREAFPDITLLADIKIMDVASYEVGQASKYGADITTILAAAEDQSIKDAVEEAHKDGKELLVDMIGIEDVATRAREIDAMGADYIATHTGYDLQALGQTPFETFRTIKANVKNTKTAVAGGIKIDTAEQIIAEKPDLLIVGGGIATVDDPAKAASEIKAMIEKGA